A single Vulcanisaeta distributa DSM 14429 DNA region contains:
- a CDS encoding acyl-CoA mutase large subunit family protein has product MESTDKIKEKYDEWVREFLLPTLRKLPEWRKFVTSFGVDVKPLYTPLDIKGEYLDKLGFPGEYPFTRGIYPSMYRSRLWTFREYSGFGSPEDTNRRYKFLISQGQTGLSVAFDLPTQLGLDPDHELAYPEVGKVGVSVPEVVSMSILFDGIDIGKITTSFTINATAAEILSMYITVAESRGIDKAVLDGTIQNDILKEFIARNLYIYPPLHSMRYATDIIAYTSKNLPKWHPISISGYHFREAGATAVQELAFTLADAIEYTNWVINRWKMNVDDFAPGLSFFFAATTNLFEEVAKFRAARRLYARIMKERFGVKKPESMRMKFHVQTSGAALTAQQPEVNIIRTTIQALAAVLGGAQSLHVNAYDEALALPTEKSVKLALRVQQVIAYESGVVDSIDPLGGSYYIEWLTDTIEEEVMKIIDYIDRLGGMTKAVEIGYPQRAIAESAYQYQRMVEEGKIAVIGVNMFREEEELHIELHRVDPVSRERSIKRVREVRESRDKEAWERALNELRRVADREDENVFPYILNAVKAKATVGEISGVLRDVWGEYKPPSIY; this is encoded by the coding sequence ATGGAGAGTACGGATAAGATTAAGGAAAAGTATGATGAGTGGGTTAGAGAATTCCTATTACCGACCCTTAGGAAATTACCTGAATGGAGAAAATTCGTAACATCATTTGGGGTTGATGTGAAGCCGCTGTACACGCCACTCGACATTAAGGGCGAATACCTGGACAAGCTGGGATTTCCAGGCGAGTACCCATTCACCAGGGGTATATACCCAAGCATGTATAGGTCAAGGCTATGGACGTTTAGGGAGTACTCAGGCTTTGGATCGCCAGAAGATACGAATAGGAGGTATAAATTCCTCATATCGCAGGGGCAGACTGGCTTAAGCGTGGCCTTCGACTTACCGACGCAATTAGGTCTTGACCCTGACCATGAGCTCGCATATCCTGAGGTGGGTAAGGTCGGTGTTTCAGTTCCTGAGGTCGTTTCCATGTCTATCCTCTTTGATGGTATTGATATCGGTAAAATAACGACCTCATTCACCATAAATGCCACGGCTGCGGAGATCTTGTCCATGTACATAACGGTTGCTGAGAGTAGGGGTATTGATAAGGCTGTGCTTGATGGTACGATACAGAACGACATACTCAAGGAATTCATAGCCAGGAACCTATACATATACCCACCGTTACACTCAATGAGGTACGCAACAGACATAATAGCCTATACATCAAAGAACCTGCCCAAGTGGCATCCAATAAGCATCAGTGGCTATCACTTCAGGGAGGCTGGGGCCACGGCAGTCCAGGAACTAGCCTTTACGCTGGCTGATGCCATTGAATACACTAATTGGGTGATAAATAGGTGGAAGATGAATGTTGATGACTTCGCGCCCGGCTTATCCTTCTTCTTCGCAGCAACGACAAACCTCTTTGAGGAGGTTGCAAAGTTTAGAGCTGCTCGTAGGCTTTATGCGAGGATTATGAAGGAGAGGTTTGGTGTCAAAAAGCCTGAGTCAATGAGGATGAAGTTCCACGTACAAACGTCGGGGGCCGCATTAACAGCTCAGCAACCCGAGGTTAACATTATTAGGACTACGATACAGGCATTAGCCGCCGTACTCGGTGGTGCCCAATCACTCCATGTTAATGCCTATGATGAGGCGTTGGCGTTGCCTACGGAGAAGTCCGTGAAGTTAGCATTGAGGGTTCAGCAGGTGATAGCGTATGAGAGTGGTGTAGTTGATTCGATAGATCCGCTGGGTGGTTCGTACTATATTGAGTGGCTCACCGACACAATCGAAGAGGAAGTCATGAAAATAATTGACTATATTGACAGGCTTGGTGGTATGACGAAGGCCGTGGAGATTGGCTACCCACAGAGGGCTATTGCCGAATCGGCATATCAATATCAGAGGATGGTTGAGGAGGGTAAAATAGCCGTGATTGGGGTCAACATGTTTAGGGAAGAGGAGGAACTGCACATAGAGCTTCATAGGGTGGACCCAGTGTCTAGGGAGAGGAGCATTAAGCGTGTTAGGGAGGTTAGGGAGAGCCGTGATAAGGAGGCTTGGGAGAGGGCGCTCAATGAGTTGAGGAGGGTGGCTGATAGGGAGGATGAGAATGTGTTCCCATACATACTGAATGCGGTTAAGGCTAAGGCAACCGTCGGTGAGATATCGGGTGTGTTACGTGATGTTTGGGGTGAGTATAAACCACCATCTATTTACTAA
- a CDS encoding DUF2070 family protein, which translates to MKKSRSFERGYTIVFRGGDSIKYSLILLIIVIPYLMSLYVRETIIVYLKSLVIYGVMFLSVLITLRAMVFIQSYRGFGTTLSLFSTALAVIIDLLITLVTHKFVVGFGALSFVLPLSAMIMVLRGLEHNGNSMKKYILYPLYTLPSILLIQLISYFLIGTISPMKYVILDLTFYVFSFLFIYYVIFKFEASYGGVDILRLFSSYLYTALFEYSEPFERELSKRSVIRDVKVHLFMLNNNNNTYPVTIPELHAGPIAKVGGGYLISDLVSELSRYVNPVVYMHGVGSHELDPATRVDVRRVVRAVANKVREYLNGQYVSNECAGKMPIQVQSRNFRITHIPLCEKSIIIISRLVKSSDDIPLNVYEELKKRVKLDWDNVILVDAQNYYSDDNTWDENDINELASLLSKIGELEDQRLEIKSCVSHVPKYAFGPIQFEIGDNGLITWGLDINGKKVLLVIFDGNNLRRELADAIINEFRNGFDIVEVLTTDNHQYTGIARFTRSRGYKIVGDSISHELIMRNVRRSVKRCLNNLAMTRVRYYPVIVEGIRLIGDSFNNMVRAAERGVMDWKKHFIVLIVLPILTMIILGVVLGIL; encoded by the coding sequence GTGAAAAAGAGTAGGTCATTTGAGCGTGGCTACACAATCGTGTTTAGAGGAGGAGATTCAATAAAGTATTCATTGATACTGCTCATTATCGTAATTCCCTACCTAATGAGTCTATACGTACGTGAAACAATAATTGTATACCTCAAATCGTTGGTTATTTATGGTGTAATGTTCCTATCAGTACTCATAACCCTTAGGGCTATGGTCTTCATACAGTCATACAGGGGCTTCGGCACGACACTATCGTTATTTAGTACGGCACTTGCGGTCATTATCGACCTACTAATAACATTGGTTACCCATAAATTTGTGGTTGGTTTTGGCGCGTTATCCTTCGTCTTGCCGTTAAGTGCCATGATAATGGTATTAAGGGGTCTTGAGCATAATGGGAACTCCATGAAGAAATACATACTATACCCACTATATACCCTGCCAAGTATATTACTTATTCAATTAATTTCATACTTCCTAATTGGCACGATAAGCCCTATGAAGTACGTAATTTTAGATCTAACGTTTTACGTATTCTCCTTCCTATTCATTTACTACGTGATTTTTAAGTTCGAGGCATCATATGGAGGTGTCGATATACTCAGGTTGTTTAGTTCATACTTATACACAGCCCTCTTTGAGTATTCAGAGCCATTTGAGAGGGAATTGAGTAAGAGGTCTGTGATTAGGGACGTTAAAGTTCACCTATTCATGCTCAATAACAACAACAATACTTATCCAGTCACAATACCCGAGCTTCATGCCGGCCCAATAGCTAAAGTTGGCGGTGGTTATTTAATTAGCGACCTCGTCAGCGAACTAAGCCGTTACGTTAACCCGGTGGTTTACATGCACGGTGTTGGCAGTCACGAGTTAGACCCGGCAACTAGGGTTGATGTGCGTAGGGTAGTTAGGGCGGTGGCTAATAAGGTTAGGGAATATCTGAATGGGCAATATGTAAGTAATGAATGTGCTGGTAAAATGCCTATCCAGGTACAGAGCCGTAATTTCAGGATAACCCATATACCACTTTGTGAAAAATCCATCATAATTATTAGTAGGCTCGTTAAGTCTAGCGATGACATTCCTCTCAACGTTTATGAGGAGCTGAAAAAGAGAGTAAAACTTGATTGGGATAATGTAATCCTGGTAGATGCCCAGAATTATTACTCAGATGATAATACATGGGATGAAAACGACATTAATGAATTAGCGTCACTGCTAAGCAAAATTGGGGAGTTAGAGGATCAAAGGCTTGAGATTAAGTCGTGCGTGAGCCACGTGCCTAAGTACGCCTTTGGCCCAATACAGTTTGAGATTGGTGATAATGGTTTAATAACGTGGGGCTTAGACATAAATGGTAAGAAGGTCCTACTGGTTATATTTGATGGTAATAATTTAAGGAGAGAGTTGGCTGACGCTATAATTAATGAATTTAGGAATGGTTTTGATATTGTTGAGGTATTAACAACGGATAATCATCAATATACGGGCATAGCCAGGTTCACGAGGAGTAGGGGGTATAAGATAGTTGGTGATTCAATAAGTCACGAGTTAATAATGAGGAATGTGAGGAGGAGTGTTAAACGTTGTCTCAATAACCTGGCAATGACCCGTGTAAGGTACTACCCAGTCATTGTTGAGGGTATTAGGTTGATAGGCGATTCATTTAATAACATGGTAAGGGCTGCGGAGAGAGGTGTCATGGATTGGAAGAAGCACTTCATAGTATTGATAGTATTACCGATACTGACGATGATAATCCTAGGGGTAGTACTCGGTATTCTTTAG
- a CDS encoding cobalamin B12-binding domain-containing protein, which yields MPKPKIIIAKLGLDGHDRGAKVVARALAEAGFEVVYTGIRQTPSQVVETAIQEDAKLIGISILSGSHMELVGELMRIMKERGLNIPVLVGGIIPPEDRDALLKMGVAGVYGPGTPLREIIEIVKKLVGAQQ from the coding sequence ATGCCTAAGCCTAAGATAATCATTGCAAAGCTTGGCCTTGATGGGCATGACAGGGGTGCTAAGGTTGTTGCTAGGGCATTAGCCGAGGCAGGCTTTGAGGTTGTTTACACGGGTATTCGGCAAACGCCTAGCCAGGTTGTTGAGACGGCAATTCAGGAGGATGCCAAGCTAATAGGCATTAGTATATTGTCTGGCTCGCACATGGAGCTTGTGGGTGAGTTGATGAGGATAATGAAGGAGAGGGGTTTAAACATTCCCGTACTGGTTGGTGGGATAATACCCCCTGAGGATAGGGATGCATTGCTTAAGATGGGTGTAGCCGGTGTTTATGGTCCTGGTACACCACTTAGGGAGATCATTGAGATAGTTAAGAAGCTCGTAGGTGCTCAGCAATGA
- the meaB gene encoding methylmalonyl Co-A mutase-associated GTPase MeaB, whose translation MSINELLERARNWDKAAIARLITLAEEGVEIPLNIQRRSHVIGITGPPGSGKSTLIYTMARRIPQDKRVAILTIDPSSPFTGGSFMGNRIRMQELTSRPNIYIRSMATRGIRGGLNYATIAAVNILEYASADYIFIETVGAGQSDTDVKYVADTILVLVPPLSGDEIQALKSGLMEIGDIYVVSKSDNQASESTYRDLLAMVDMMREVKGDSWKPAVIKVSGLYGYGVDELLKLIDDRFRVLVGNGKLNESLTSRRLLEMRLYAYDILEKRLNESKELENEVVNGKLSPQEAARRLLGMEMPRLDHVAVAVKDLNSAVEKFRKLGLRVSDPIIVEEQGVKVVMVWLGNTRIELLETLNPGSTVAKFLESRGEGIHHIALEVNDLEEFIKRVQEAGLVLTGKPSRGAEGIVTFIHPKSLNGVLLELVQREASNE comes from the coding sequence ATGAGCATTAATGAATTACTTGAAAGGGCACGTAATTGGGATAAGGCAGCCATTGCCAGGTTAATAACGTTGGCTGAGGAGGGTGTTGAGATACCATTAAACATACAACGTAGGAGTCATGTAATTGGCATAACTGGACCGCCAGGTTCAGGTAAGAGTACATTAATATATACAATGGCTAGGAGGATACCTCAGGATAAGAGAGTTGCGATCCTCACGATTGATCCATCGAGTCCATTTACAGGAGGTTCTTTCATGGGTAATAGAATTAGGATGCAGGAACTCACCTCGAGACCTAACATATACATTAGGAGTATGGCGACCAGGGGTATTCGTGGAGGACTTAACTATGCAACGATAGCCGCGGTGAACATACTAGAGTATGCCAGCGCGGATTACATATTTATTGAGACCGTCGGTGCTGGGCAATCGGATACTGACGTTAAGTACGTAGCCGACACAATACTTGTCCTGGTACCACCACTCTCTGGCGATGAGATTCAAGCCCTCAAGAGTGGTCTTATGGAGATTGGGGATATATACGTTGTTTCAAAGTCTGACAATCAAGCATCAGAGTCTACGTATAGGGATTTGCTGGCTATGGTTGACATGATGAGGGAGGTTAAGGGTGATTCCTGGAAGCCAGCCGTGATTAAGGTGTCGGGTTTATATGGTTATGGCGTTGATGAGCTTCTCAAGCTCATTGATGATAGGTTTAGGGTGTTGGTTGGCAATGGTAAATTGAATGAATCCCTAACCAGCAGGAGATTGCTTGAAATGAGACTTTATGCCTATGACATACTTGAGAAGAGACTTAACGAGAGTAAGGAGCTTGAAAATGAGGTTGTTAATGGTAAATTGTCGCCGCAGGAAGCGGCGAGGAGGTTGTTGGGTATGGAGATGCCGAGGCTCGATCACGTAGCAGTCGCGGTTAAGGACCTTAACAGTGCTGTTGAAAAGTTCAGGAAGTTGGGGCTTAGGGTTAGTGATCCGATAATTGTTGAGGAGCAGGGGGTTAAGGTCGTAATGGTGTGGCTTGGTAATACGAGGATTGAATTACTTGAAACACTTAATCCAGGTTCGACAGTGGCTAAGTTCCTTGAGAGTAGGGGTGAGGGTATTCATCACATAGCCCTTGAGGTTAATGACCTGGAGGAATTCATCAAGAGAGTGCAGGAGGCTGGCCTTGTACTAACCGGTAAGCCAAGTAGGGGTGCTGAGGGCATTGTTACGTTCATACACCCAAAGAGTCTCAATGGTGTTCTTCTCGAATTAGTTCAACGTGAGGCCTCCAATGAGTGA